Proteins co-encoded in one Dama dama isolate Ldn47 chromosome 2, ASM3311817v1, whole genome shotgun sequence genomic window:
- the TSPAN4 gene encoding tetraspanin-4 isoform X1, which translates to MARGCLQGVKYLMFAFNLLFWLGGCGILGVGIWLAATQGNFATLSSSFPSLSAANLLIVTGTFVMAIGFVGCIGAIKENRCLLLTFFVALLLVFLLEACITILFFAYTDKGGPAVLQIDKYAQRDLKKGLHLYGTPGNVGLTNAWSIIQTDFRCCGVSNYTDWFEVYNATRVPDSCCLEFSESCGLHAPGTWWKAPCYETVKMWLQENLLAVGVFGLCTALVQILGLTFAMTMYCQVVKADTYCA; encoded by the exons CTGGGCGGCTGCGGCATCCTCGGCGTGGGCATCTGGCTAGCGGCCACGCAGGGCAACTTCGCCACCCTGTCCTCCTCCTTCCCATCGCTGTCGGCCGCCAACCTGCTCATCGTCACCGGCACCTTTGTGATGGCCATCGGCTTCGTGGGCTGCATCGGGGCCATCAAGGAGAACAGATGCCTTCTGCTCACC TTCTTCGTGGCGCTGCTGCTGGTGTTCCTGCTCGAGGCCTGCATCACCATCCTCTTCTTTGCCTACACTGACAAG GGTGGCCCTGCCGTCCTGCAGATCGACAAGTATGCCCAGCGAGACCTGAAGAAGGGCCTGCACCTGTACGGCACTCCGGGCAACGTGGGCCTTACCAACGCCTGGAGCATCATCCAGACTGAC TTCCGCTGCTGCGGGGTCTCCAACTACACTGACTGGTTCGAGGTCTACAATGCCACGCGCGTGCCTGACTCCTGCTGCCTGGAGTTCAGCGAGAGCTGCGGGCTGCACGCGCCTGGCACCTGGTGGAAAGCG CCGTGTTACGAGACTGTGAAGATGTGGCTCCAGGAGAACCTGCTGGCTGTGGGCGTCTTCGGGCTGTGCACGGCCCTGGTACAG ATCTTGGGCCTGACCTTCGCCATGACCATGTACTGCCAGGTGGTGAAGGCGGACACCTACTGTGCGTAG
- the TSPAN4 gene encoding tetraspanin-4 isoform X2 — MARGCLQGVKYLMFAFNLLFWLGGCGILGVGIWLAATQGNFATLSSSFPSLSAANLLIVTGTFVMAIGFVGCIGAIKENRCLLLTFFVALLLVFLLEACITILFFAYTDKIDKYAQRDLKKGLHLYGTPGNVGLTNAWSIIQTDFRCCGVSNYTDWFEVYNATRVPDSCCLEFSESCGLHAPGTWWKAPCYETVKMWLQENLLAVGVFGLCTALVQILGLTFAMTMYCQVVKADTYCA, encoded by the exons CTGGGCGGCTGCGGCATCCTCGGCGTGGGCATCTGGCTAGCGGCCACGCAGGGCAACTTCGCCACCCTGTCCTCCTCCTTCCCATCGCTGTCGGCCGCCAACCTGCTCATCGTCACCGGCACCTTTGTGATGGCCATCGGCTTCGTGGGCTGCATCGGGGCCATCAAGGAGAACAGATGCCTTCTGCTCACC TTCTTCGTGGCGCTGCTGCTGGTGTTCCTGCTCGAGGCCTGCATCACCATCCTCTTCTTTGCCTACACTGACAAG ATCGACAAGTATGCCCAGCGAGACCTGAAGAAGGGCCTGCACCTGTACGGCACTCCGGGCAACGTGGGCCTTACCAACGCCTGGAGCATCATCCAGACTGAC TTCCGCTGCTGCGGGGTCTCCAACTACACTGACTGGTTCGAGGTCTACAATGCCACGCGCGTGCCTGACTCCTGCTGCCTGGAGTTCAGCGAGAGCTGCGGGCTGCACGCGCCTGGCACCTGGTGGAAAGCG CCGTGTTACGAGACTGTGAAGATGTGGCTCCAGGAGAACCTGCTGGCTGTGGGCGTCTTCGGGCTGTGCACGGCCCTGGTACAG ATCTTGGGCCTGACCTTCGCCATGACCATGTACTGCCAGGTGGTGAAGGCGGACACCTACTGTGCGTAG